From a single Buchnera aphidicola (Cinara cf. splendens/pseudotsugae 3390) genomic region:
- the trxA gene encoding thioredoxin encodes MKITKIIELTDKNFKKEVFFSEKCVLVDFWADWCGPCKILSPVLEDIAEDYFERIVVGKINIDMNKKIPIKYSIRGIPTLLLFNKNKIIGTKIGVISKMELKNFLDEKLSH; translated from the coding sequence ATGAAAATAACCAAAATTATTGAATTAACGGATAAGAATTTTAAAAAAGAAGTATTTTTTTCAGAAAAATGTGTTTTAGTAGATTTTTGGGCAGATTGGTGTGGTCCGTGCAAAATTTTATCACCTGTATTAGAAGATATTGCTGAAGATTATTTTGAACGAATTGTTGTAGGAAAAATTAATATTGATATGAATAAAAAAATACCGATAAAATATTCTATTAGAGGTATTCCAACATTATTATTATTTAATAAAAATAAAATCATAGGAACTAAAATAGGTGTTATATCAAAAATGGAACTAAAAAACTTTTTGGATGAAAAATTGTCACATTAA
- a CDS encoding Hsp70 family protein gives MKKKKIIIGIDFGTTCCLVSTVINNKIIVLDIFNKKKFFPTIVHFKKNSTAIGWKAQKFLSTDVENTITSIKRFIGISYSELKKKK, from the coding sequence ATGAAAAAAAAAAAAATTATCATAGGAATAGATTTCGGAACTACATGTTGTTTAGTATCCACAGTAATAAATAATAAAATAATAGTTTTGGATATATTCAATAAAAAAAAATTTTTTCCTACAATTGTACATTTTAAAAAAAATAGTACTGCTATAGGTTGGAAAGCTCAAAAATTCTTAAGTACAGACGTTGAAAATACCATTACATCTATAAAAAGATTCATTGGAATTTCATATTCTGAATTAAAAAAAAAAAAATAA
- a CDS encoding UvrD-helicase domain-containing protein translates to MMLNKFQNKAIHIIDNPCLILAGAGSGKTSVIINKVITLITIYQYDPKKIFAITFTNKAAKEIKYRLCKKLTVKQIKDVTVSTFHALGLQIIRSEYKILGLKKNFTLFDEDEQLRLLKSLTDTNIKNDVFFLKKLLYQISNWKNKLLTPKLAYKKINSSLERTYVFLYEKYDLFLKQHNILDFSDLIFLPTVLLQNNTYVRLNWQKKVQYLLVDEYQDINLSQYQLMKLLCGYNANLTVVGDNDQSIYSWRGAQQKIFYLLKQDFPSLDVIKLEQNYRSSGCILHAANILISNNINFFNKKLFSTLDYGNKIFVFMSFNEIHEAQQMIQYIQEHKYNYKNQYNDYAILYRSNYQVKVVESELIYRNIPYIVHAGHSFFSSLEIKDLLAYLRLIVNHTDDLAFLRIINVPRRKIGLITLSKLKIFAKENQISLFAASTDKRMIVQLKTNVVLKLNNFIVWILHLSSFLSHKPENILDYIISDVNYFDWVVNYYNNVTISERRIQDIVFFSQWLYKTLVGNSTTIPLKLEDVLIHFLCGDFEHLDTDRTDLENDKLHLMTIHASKGLEFSVVCIIGMEEGTFPHQKSIIDNNITEERRLMYVGMTRAKTQLLLSFCKNKKKFGVFSNLQPSRFLFELPKKEIYWVKYHMDCNKKLCNKNYIISDLK, encoded by the coding sequence ATGATGTTAAATAAATTTCAAAATAAAGCTATTCATATAATTGATAATCCGTGTTTAATTTTAGCTGGAGCAGGATCAGGTAAAACTAGTGTTATAATTAATAAAGTTATAACATTAATTACTATATATCAATATGATCCTAAAAAAATTTTTGCAATAACATTTACTAATAAAGCAGCTAAAGAAATTAAATATCGTTTATGTAAAAAATTAACTGTTAAACAAATTAAAGATGTCACAGTATCTACTTTTCATGCATTAGGTCTACAGATTATTCGTAGTGAATATAAAATTTTAGGTTTAAAAAAAAATTTTACATTGTTTGATGAAGATGAACAGTTGCGTCTTTTAAAAAGTTTAACTGATACTAATATTAAAAATGATGTTTTTTTTTTAAAGAAATTACTTTATCAAATTTCTAATTGGAAAAATAAGTTATTAACTCCTAAATTAGCTTACAAGAAAATTAATTCTTCTTTAGAAAGGACATATGTTTTTTTATATGAAAAATATGATTTGTTTTTAAAACAACACAATATACTAGATTTTAGTGATTTGATTTTTTTACCTACTGTGTTGCTACAAAATAATACTTATGTAAGATTGAATTGGCAAAAAAAAGTTCAATATTTGTTAGTAGATGAATATCAAGACATTAATCTTAGTCAATATCAATTAATGAAGTTATTATGTGGTTATAACGCTAATTTAACAGTTGTTGGTGATAATGATCAATCCATTTATTCATGGAGAGGAGCTCAACAAAAAATTTTTTATTTACTGAAACAAGATTTTCCTTCTTTAGACGTAATTAAACTGGAACAAAATTATCGTTCTTCTGGATGTATATTGCATGCAGCTAATATATTAATTTCCAATAATATTAATTTTTTTAATAAAAAATTATTTTCTACTTTAGATTACGGAAATAAAATTTTTGTGTTTATGTCTTTTAACGAAATTCATGAAGCACAACAAATGATTCAATATATTCAAGAACATAAATATAATTATAAAAACCAATATAATGATTATGCAATTTTATATCGTAGCAATTATCAAGTAAAGGTTGTCGAATCAGAATTAATATATCGAAATATTCCGTATATTGTTCATGCAGGGCATTCTTTTTTCAGTTCTTTGGAAATTAAGGATTTATTAGCTTATTTAAGATTAATTGTTAATCATACAGATGATTTGGCTTTTTTGCGAATTATTAATGTTCCGCGTCGAAAAATAGGATTAATTACTTTATCTAAGTTAAAAATTTTTGCTAAGGAAAATCAAATTAGTTTATTTGCTGCAAGTACAGATAAACGTATGATTGTTCAATTAAAAACAAATGTTGTATTAAAATTAAATAATTTTATAGTATGGATTTTACATTTATCCTCATTTTTATCACATAAACCAGAAAATATTTTAGATTATATAATTAGTGATGTTAATTATTTTGATTGGGTTGTTAATTATTACAATAACGTTACTATATCTGAAAGACGTATACAGGATATAGTTTTTTTTTCACAATGGTTGTATAAAACATTAGTAGGTAATAGTACAACCATACCTCTAAAATTAGAGGATGTATTAATACATTTTCTGTGTGGTGATTTTGAACATTTAGATACCGATCGTACTGATTTAGAAAATGATAAATTACATTTAATGACTATACATGCTTCTAAAGGACTAGAATTTTCAGTTGTTTGTATTATTGGAATGGAAGAAGGAACTTTTCCACATCAAAAAAGTATTATAGATAATAATATTACAGAAGAACGTCGTTTGATGTATGTGGGAATGACTCGTGCAAAAACACAATTATTACTTAGTTTTTGTAAAAACAAGAAAAAATTTGGTGTTTTTAGTAATTTACAACCGAGTCGTTTTTTATTTGAATTGCCAAAAAAAGAAATTTACTGGGTTAAATATCATATGGATTGTAATAAAAAACTATGTAATAAAAATTACATAATATCTGACTTAAAATAA
- the ilvD gene encoding dihydroxy-acid dehydratase produces MPKYRSSTTINGKNMAGARALWRATGVQDKDFGKPIIAVVNSFTEFVPGHIHLRELGKLVSSQIYKHGGIPKEFNTIAIDDGIAMGHSGMLYSLPSRELIADSIEYMINAHCVDSMVCISNCDKITPGMLLASLRLNIPSVFISGGPMESGKITVDDHIIKIDLVDAITHGANKNTSPHILSKIEHFACPTCGSCSGMFTANSMNCLTEAIGLSLPGNGTILATHVDRKDLFLQAGKIIVKNTKDYYQCNNSSLLPRNLVTRSTLKNAMILDIAMGGSTNTVLHLLAMAHEAKIDFSMTDIDHLSRIVPHLCKISPSTTKYHMEDLHRSGGVIGILSELNKINLLKTSVFNILGLTLKETIEKYDILNMSNKDIFRFYSSGPQGVKTIVPFSQSFRWSKLDTDRIHGCIRSKKYAYSQDGGLAVLTGNLALHGCIVKTAAIDKKNMIFSGTAKVYESQDEAVHAILNYEICSGDVVVIRYEGPRGGPGMQEMLYPTTYLKSIGLDKKCALITDGRFSGGTSGISIGHISPEAATKGLIALIYNGDIININILQRSITLQISVQEIKRRRILEEKRGKKSYTPKNRVRNISDSLRMYSMFATSADTGAVRNLKKIY; encoded by the coding sequence ATGCCAAAATATCGTTCATCAACAACTATTAACGGTAAAAATATGGCCGGAGCAAGAGCATTATGGCGCGCAACCGGTGTACAAGATAAAGATTTTGGTAAACCAATTATTGCAGTAGTTAATTCATTTACTGAATTTGTCCCGGGTCACATACATTTACGTGAATTGGGTAAATTAGTGTCCAGTCAGATTTATAAACACGGAGGAATTCCTAAAGAATTTAATACTATTGCTATTGACGATGGGATTGCTATGGGGCATTCCGGTATGCTTTATTCGCTACCCTCTAGAGAATTAATAGCAGATTCTATTGAATATATGATTAACGCGCATTGTGTTGATTCTATGGTATGTATCTCAAATTGTGATAAGATTACACCAGGTATGTTACTGGCTTCTTTACGATTGAATATTCCCTCTGTTTTTATTTCTGGAGGACCTATGGAATCAGGGAAAATAACAGTTGATGATCATATTATAAAAATTGATTTAGTTGATGCTATTACCCACGGAGCCAATAAAAATACTTCACCACATATTTTATCTAAAATTGAACATTTTGCTTGCCCAACATGTGGTTCATGTTCAGGAATGTTTACTGCTAATTCTATGAATTGTTTAACTGAAGCTATTGGTTTGTCGTTACCTGGAAATGGGACGATTTTGGCTACTCATGTTGATAGAAAAGATTTATTTTTACAAGCCGGTAAAATTATTGTTAAAAATACAAAAGATTATTATCAATGCAATAACAGCAGTTTATTACCTAGAAATCTAGTAACGCGTTCTACTTTAAAAAACGCTATGATTTTAGATATTGCTATGGGTGGATCTACTAATACTGTATTACATTTATTAGCTATGGCTCATGAAGCAAAAATTGATTTTTCAATGACAGATATTGATCACTTATCTAGAATAGTTCCCCATTTATGTAAAATTTCTCCTAGTACTACTAAATATCATATGGAAGATTTACATCGTTCTGGAGGAGTAATTGGTATTTTGTCTGAATTAAATAAAATTAATTTATTAAAAACATCAGTATTTAATATATTAGGATTAACATTAAAGGAAACCATTGAAAAGTATGATATATTGAATATGTCTAATAAAGACATATTTCGTTTTTATTCATCTGGTCCTCAGGGTGTTAAAACTATAGTTCCTTTTTCACAATCATTTCGATGGTCTAAATTAGACACAGATCGCATCCATGGTTGTATTCGATCTAAAAAATACGCATATAGTCAAGATGGAGGATTAGCTGTATTAACTGGTAATTTAGCACTTCATGGTTGTATAGTAAAAACAGCTGCAATTGATAAAAAAAACATGATATTTTCAGGAACAGCTAAAGTATATGAAAGTCAAGATGAAGCTGTTCATGCTATTTTAAATTATGAAATTTGTTCTGGAGATGTAGTAGTTATCCGATATGAAGGACCTCGTGGAGGACCAGGAATGCAAGAAATGCTTTATCCTACTACATATTTAAAATCTATAGGATTGGATAAAAAGTGTGCATTAATTACTGATGGTCGTTTTTCTGGCGGAACATCTGGTATTTCTATAGGTCATATTTCTCCTGAAGCAGCTACAAAGGGATTAATCGCTTTAATATATAACGGAGATATAATTAACATCAATATTTTACAACGCAGTATAACTTTACAAATTTCTGTACAGGAAATAAAGCGTCGAAGAATTCTAGAAGAAAAAAGAGGAAAAAAATCTTATACACCTAAAAATCGTGTACGAAATATTTCAGATTCTTTACGAATGTACAGTATGTTTGCTACCAGCGCTGATACTGGAGCAGTAAGAAATTTGAAAAAAATATATTAA
- the hscB gene encoding Fe-S protein assembly co-chaperone HscB — protein MNYFNLFKLSQKFNIDKKKLIKNFYKLQKKYHPDMQKKKKMSTENQLLISIKINQGFNILKNRFTRARYLLKLKTKKILSPKDNNYYQEKTLKKQFKLHEKIQKIKKKSNSYIHIDKFIKKLKIKLILYFSRFNQKIKEKKINYASQIFYRISFIYKIIKKAQNFKNKLIKENEIQS, from the coding sequence ATGAATTACTTTAATTTATTTAAACTGTCACAAAAATTTAATATTGATAAAAAAAAATTAATAAAAAATTTTTATAAACTACAAAAAAAATATCATCCAGATATGCAAAAAAAAAAAAAAATGAGCACAGAAAATCAATTATTAATATCTATTAAAATTAATCAAGGATTTAATATACTAAAAAACCGATTTACTAGAGCTAGATATTTATTAAAATTAAAAACCAAAAAAATTTTATCACCGAAAGATAACAATTATTATCAAGAAAAAACATTAAAAAAACAATTTAAGTTGCATGAAAAAATACAAAAAATAAAAAAAAAATCAAATTCATATATTCATATTGATAAATTCATAAAAAAATTAAAAATTAAATTAATATTATATTTTTCACGATTTAATCAAAAAATTAAAGAAAAAAAAATAAATTATGCAAGCCAAATTTTTTATCGTATATCATTTATATATAAAATTATAAAGAAAGCTCAAAATTTTAAAAATAAATTAATTAAGGAAAATGAAATACAGTCATGA
- the iscU gene encoding Fe-S cluster assembly scaffold IscU, producing the protein MAYSKKVLDHYENPRNVGSFPEKEENIGTSLVGAPACGDVMKLQIKVNQENIIEDACFKTYGCGSAIAASSLMTEWVKGKTLQEANEIKNTDIAKELDLPPVKIHCSILAEDAIKGAIANYHKKYKK; encoded by the coding sequence ATGGCTTACAGTAAAAAAGTATTAGATCATTATGAAAATCCTAGAAATGTTGGATCATTTCCAGAAAAAGAAGAAAACATTGGAACTAGTTTAGTTGGAGCGCCTGCTTGTGGAGATGTAATGAAATTACAAATCAAAGTAAACCAAGAAAATATAATAGAAGATGCTTGTTTTAAAACATATGGATGCGGTTCTGCTATTGCTGCAAGTTCTTTGATGACTGAGTGGGTTAAGGGGAAAACGCTACAAGAAGCTAACGAAATAAAAAACACTGATATAGCAAAAGAACTAGATTTACCTCCAGTTAAAATTCATTGTTCAATTTTAGCAGAAGATGCAATTAAAGGAGCTATTGCTAATTATCATAAAAAATATAAAAAATAA
- a CDS encoding IscS subfamily cysteine desulfurase, producing MKFPIYLDYAATTPVDPIVKKKMNKYYSLNDIFGNPASRSHEFGWKAEEAVDIARHEIANLIHSDAREIIFTSGATESNNLAIKGIYEFHKKKETHIITSQIEHKSVLDSCRYLEYQGCQVTYLKPNKYGVISISQIQKSISRNTLLISIMHINNEIGSIQNIEEIGHFCRRKNIFFHVDATQSIGKIDINTQKIPIDLLSFSAHKIYGPKGIGALYICRQPRIRLSPQMHGGGHERGFRSGTLPVHQIVGFGKACKILKKRMKTDMSHAKYLRDMLWNGLSNIQEIYLNSNFNYVTNNIINISFNFIEGESLLMALKNLAVSSGSACTSASLEPSYVLRAIGIKDELAHSSIRFSIGRFTTSEEIKYAIIAIKHAVFKLRKLSPLWEMFQSGIDMKKIIWN from the coding sequence ATGAAATTTCCTATTTATTTAGATTATGCAGCTACTACTCCTGTGGATCCCATAGTAAAAAAAAAAATGAATAAATATTATTCTTTAAATGATATTTTTGGAAACCCAGCATCTAGATCACATGAATTTGGATGGAAAGCAGAAGAAGCTGTTGATATAGCTAGACATGAAATTGCTAATTTGATTCACTCAGACGCTAGAGAAATAATTTTTACTTCAGGAGCTACTGAATCAAATAATCTAGCTATTAAAGGAATTTATGAATTTCATAAAAAAAAGGAAACACACATTATCACCAGTCAGATAGAACACAAATCAGTATTGGACAGTTGTCGGTATTTGGAATATCAAGGATGTCAAGTAACATACTTGAAACCAAATAAATATGGTGTTATTAGCATCTCTCAAATTCAAAAATCTATTAGTCGTAACACTTTATTAATTTCTATTATGCACATAAATAATGAAATTGGATCAATTCAAAATATTGAAGAAATCGGTCATTTTTGTAGACGTAAAAATATCTTTTTTCATGTAGATGCTACGCAAAGCATTGGAAAAATAGACATAAATACTCAAAAAATACCTATCGATTTATTATCTTTTTCTGCTCATAAAATATATGGACCAAAAGGAATTGGAGCATTATATATTTGTAGACAACCCAGAATTAGACTGTCTCCTCAAATGCATGGAGGTGGACATGAAAGAGGATTTCGTTCTGGAACATTACCTGTTCATCAAATTGTAGGTTTTGGAAAAGCATGCAAAATTTTAAAAAAAAGAATGAAAACAGATATGTCGCACGCAAAATACTTACGTGATATGTTATGGAATGGTTTATCTAACATTCAAGAAATTTATTTAAATAGTAATTTTAATTATGTAACCAACAACATAATTAATATTAGTTTTAACTTTATTGAAGGTGAATCATTATTAATGGCTTTAAAAAATTTAGCAGTATCTTCTGGATCTGCGTGTACATCAGCAAGTCTAGAACCATCTTATGTTTTACGAGCTATAGGAATAAAAGATGAATTAGCTCATAGCTCTATTAGATTCTCTATAGGGCGCTTTACAACTTCAGAAGAAATTAAATATGCTATAATAGCAATTAAACATGCAGTTTTTAAGTTAAGAAAACTATCACCTCTTTGGGAAATGTTTCAATCAGGTATTGATATGAAAAAAATTATTTGGAATTAA
- the ilvC gene encoding ketol-acid reductoisomerase, whose product MNNFFNSLSFREKLIDLHTGFLLGRHEFLQTKKVLQNKKIVIVGCGAQGLNQGLNLRDSGYNISFALRKSSILNKSNSWKNAIKENFFVDTYKKLIPNADLVINLTPDKQHSRVIKKLQSLMKKNSVLGYSHGFNIVEEGENIRSDITVIMVAPKCPGTEVRQEFLRGFGVPTLIAVHKKNDSQNKGLNIAKAWAFGLGAHRAGVLQSSFIAEVKSDLMGEQTILCGMLQACSLACYEHLIEKGYSSDYSATLLQFGWEKLAECMKEGGIKLLLDRLSNPAKIRAHQLSLQLKNILKPLFCLHMDNIISGDFSENMMLDWKNGDKKLIQWRKDLKKSNFENADVYSGRKILDYEYFDKCVLMVAMLKAGVELSFEVMVETGITPASAYYESLHELPLITNTISRKRLYEMNLVISDTAEYGSYLFSERALPILNKFMRTIRSDDLGESVENRSISNQELQYVNDIVSNHAIEKIGRKLRLYMNIMKSTIIK is encoded by the coding sequence ATGAATAATTTTTTTAATTCTCTCTCTTTTAGAGAAAAATTAATAGATTTACATACTGGTTTTTTACTGGGTAGACATGAATTTTTACAGACAAAAAAAGTATTACAAAATAAAAAAATTGTTATAGTAGGATGTGGTGCTCAAGGATTAAATCAAGGACTTAATTTACGAGATTCTGGATATAATATTTCTTTTGCTCTTAGAAAATCTTCTATATTAAATAAATCTAATTCTTGGAAAAATGCTATTAAGGAAAATTTTTTTGTAGATACATATAAAAAATTAATTCCTAATGCAGATCTAGTAATTAATCTAACACCTGATAAACAACATTCCCGAGTTATTAAAAAATTACAATCTTTAATGAAAAAAAATTCTGTTTTGGGTTATTCTCACGGATTTAATATTGTTGAAGAAGGAGAAAATATTCGATCAGATATTACTGTCATTATGGTAGCTCCTAAGTGTCCTGGTACTGAAGTACGACAAGAATTTTTAAGAGGATTTGGTGTCCCAACATTAATTGCTGTACATAAAAAAAATGATTCACAAAACAAAGGTTTGAATATTGCAAAGGCATGGGCTTTTGGTTTAGGTGCGCATCGTGCTGGAGTATTACAGTCTTCTTTTATTGCTGAAGTAAAATCTGATTTAATGGGAGAGCAAACTATTTTATGTGGTATGCTACAAGCTTGTTCTCTTGCCTGCTATGAACATCTTATAGAAAAAGGATATAGTTCTGATTATTCTGCTACTTTGTTGCAATTTGGATGGGAAAAATTAGCAGAATGTATGAAAGAGGGTGGAATAAAATTATTGTTAGATCGTTTGTCTAATCCAGCTAAAATTCGCGCACATCAATTATCTTTACAACTAAAAAATATACTAAAACCATTGTTTTGTTTACATATGGATAATATTATTTCCGGTGATTTTTCGGAAAATATGATGTTAGATTGGAAAAATGGAGATAAAAAATTAATCCAATGGAGGAAAGACTTAAAAAAATCTAATTTTGAAAATGCTGATGTATATTCTGGAAGAAAAATTCTAGATTATGAATATTTTGATAAATGCGTGTTAATGGTTGCCATGTTAAAAGCTGGTGTAGAATTATCATTTGAAGTTATGGTAGAAACAGGGATAACTCCAGCTTCAGCATATTATGAATCTTTACATGAATTACCATTAATTACTAATACAATTTCGAGAAAAAGATTGTATGAAATGAATTTAGTTATTTCTGATACAGCAGAATATGGTAGTTATTTATTTTCTGAACGAGCACTTCCTATATTAAATAAATTCATGCGTACTATTCGTAGTGATGATTTAGGAGAATCTGTTGAGAATCGATCTATCAGCAATCAAGAATTACAATATGTTAATGATATAGTTAGTAATCATGCTATTGAAAAAATAGGAAGAAAATTACGTCTATATATGAATATTATGAAGTCTACAATAATTAAATAG
- the cyaY gene encoding iron donor protein CyaY gives MRDILFHKKIKKTLLRIEEILSKNNKKIDIDYLLLDNMLEITFFNNKKIIITSQIFLKQLWIATSSQGYHLLYKKRTWICIRSNQTINKILKKEFLIQTNYLFKFNTLNDI, from the coding sequence ATGCGTGATATTTTATTTCATAAAAAAATCAAAAAAACACTGTTAAGAATAGAAGAAATTTTGAGTAAAAACAACAAGAAAATAGATATTGATTATTTATTATTAGATAATATGCTGGAAATTACATTTTTTAACAATAAAAAAATAATCATTACATCACAAATATTTCTAAAACAATTATGGATAGCTACATCTAGTCAAGGATATCACTTATTATATAAAAAAAGAACTTGGATATGTATACGTTCAAACCAAACAATAAATAAAATTTTAAAAAAAGAATTTTTAATACAGACTAATTACTTATTTAAGTTTAATACTTTAAATGATATTTAA
- the rho gene encoding transcription termination factor Rho, producing MNLTELKNTSVSKLIIVGKKIGLENLARTRKQDIIFSILKQHSKSGEDIFGDGVLEILQDGFGFLRSSDSSYLAGPDDIYVSPSQIRRFNLRTGDTISGKIRPPKEGERYFALLKVNTINYDKPENARSKILFENLTPLHANSRLKMERGNGSKEDLTARVLDLSSPIGRGQRGLIVAPPKAGKTMLLQNIAQSIAYNHPDCVLMVLLIDERPEEVTEMQRLVKGEVVASTFDEPASRHVQVSEMVIERAKRLVEHKKDVVILLDSITRLARAYNTVVPASGKVLTGGVDANALHRPKRFFGAARNVKEGGSLTIIATALVDTGSKMDEVIYEEFKGTGNMELPLSRKIAEKRVFPAIDYNRSGTRREELLTIPEELQKMWILRKIIHPMGEIDAMEFLINKLSMTKTNDEFFDMMKRSK from the coding sequence ATGAATCTTACCGAATTAAAAAATACATCAGTATCAAAACTTATTATTGTAGGTAAAAAGATAGGTCTTGAAAATTTAGCACGTACACGTAAACAAGATATAATTTTTTCTATATTAAAACAGCATTCAAAAAGTGGAGAAGATATATTTGGAGATGGTGTTTTAGAAATTTTACAGGATGGTTTTGGTTTTTTAAGGTCTTCAGATAGTTCTTATTTAGCTGGACCCGATGATATTTATGTATCTCCTAGTCAAATTCGTCGTTTTAACTTAAGAACCGGAGATACTATTTCAGGTAAAATTAGACCTCCCAAAGAAGGGGAGCGTTATTTTGCTTTATTAAAAGTTAATACTATAAATTATGATAAACCTGAAAACGCGCGTAGTAAAATTTTGTTTGAAAATTTAACTCCTTTACATGCTAATTCTAGATTAAAAATGGAAAGAGGTAATGGTTCTAAAGAAGATTTAACTGCTAGAGTATTGGATTTATCTTCTCCTATAGGTCGTGGGCAAAGAGGTTTAATTGTAGCTCCTCCTAAAGCTGGAAAAACTATGTTGTTGCAAAATATTGCTCAAAGCATTGCTTATAATCATCCAGATTGTGTTTTAATGGTTCTTCTGATAGATGAACGACCAGAAGAAGTAACTGAAATGCAAAGGTTGGTTAAAGGTGAAGTGGTAGCCTCTACTTTCGATGAACCAGCTTCTAGACATGTCCAAGTATCTGAAATGGTAATTGAACGGGCAAAAAGATTAGTAGAACATAAAAAAGATGTTGTTATTCTATTAGATTCAATTACTCGATTAGCCAGAGCGTATAATACTGTTGTTCCAGCATCCGGAAAAGTGTTAACAGGAGGAGTAGATGCTAACGCTTTACATAGACCTAAAAGGTTTTTTGGAGCGGCTAGAAATGTAAAAGAAGGAGGTAGCTTAACGATTATTGCTACAGCTTTAGTTGATACTGGCTCTAAAATGGATGAAGTAATTTATGAAGAATTTAAAGGTACTGGTAATATGGAACTGCCTTTATCTAGAAAAATAGCAGAAAAAAGAGTATTTCCTGCTATCGATTATAATCGCTCTGGAACACGAAGAGAAGAATTATTAACTATTCCTGAAGAACTACAAAAAATGTGGATTTTACGGAAAATTATTCATCCTATGGGTGAAATAGATGCTATGGAATTTTTAATTAATAAACTATCTATGACTAAAACTAATGATGAATTTTTTGATATGATGAAAAGATCAAAATAA